The genomic DNA CGGTGTAGTGGAACAGCGCCCTGACCCGGTCAACACGCTGGTCGTCGGCGACCGGACCACGACGGAGCAGGTCGACGCCGAGCTAGCACGGCATACAGCGTCATTCACTCTCATGTGTGCCGATACCGCCGCGGCGGCTCTGGACCGGCTCGACAACGACCACGACAACGGCAGTATCGACTGTGTCGTTTCGGCATACGACCTCCCCGGGGACGACGGAATCGCACTGCTGCATGCCGTTCGAGAACGGTATCCCGACCTGCCGTTCGTGCTCCGCACCGACGCGGGAAGCGAAGCCGTCGCCAGCGAGGCAGTGTCAGCCGGCGTGACAGACTACGTCCGCGCGGGCGTCGACGAAGGACAGTCGCTTGCCGAGCGACTCATAACACACGTCGAGAAAGCGGCAGAACGCCGCCGGGAGCGGCGCTGTTCGGAAGCCATCGAGTCGACAAAGGAAGGCATCAGTATCCTCGACGACGACGGCCGGTTCGTATACGTCAACGAGGCATACGCCTCACTGTACGGATACAGCCGCGACGAGCTCCTGGGCGAGCACTGGGAGTTGTTACATCCCGAGAACTACATCGAGCGGATGAAAGAGACGGTGCTGCCGGCATTGGAACCGGGCGACGACTGGCGAGGGGAAACGACCGGCCGCAGAGCGGACGGGACGACGTTTACCGAAGACCACATCCTCTCGCGAACGGCATCCGGCGGGCTCATCTGCTCTGTCCGAGATATCTCTGCCTCAAAAGAGCGCGAGGTGGCACTCCGGACGTTTCGCGAGGCCGTCGAGCAGGCCGGCCACGCCGTCCTCATCACCGACCCGGACGGCACCATCGAGTATGTCAACCCCGCTTTCGAGGCGGACACAGGCTACAGCCGAAAGGAGGTAGTCGGCCGCACGCCGTCGGTACTCAAATCCGGCAAACACGACGACAGCTTCTACGCGGCGTTGTGGGAGACGATACTCGACGGCGAACTCTGGGAGGCCGAACTTATCAACCGGAAACGTTCGGGCGAACTCTACCGGGTCCGACAGACAATCGCACCAATCACCGACAGCAGCGGCGAAATTACGCAGTTCGTTGGCATCGAGGCTGAAATCACCGACGAGTGGCTGCGACGACAGCGGCTCGACGTGCTCAACCGCGTGTTGCGCCACAACGTCAGAAACTGGATGACAGTCGCGAAGGGCAACGCCTCGCTGCTCCAAGAACATCTCGACGACGAACGGTTGCGGTCGTACGCGGCCGACATCGAGACGAAGGCCGACGACCTGCTCCGCGTGAGCGAGAAGG from Natronomonas pharaonis DSM 2160 includes the following:
- a CDS encoding PAS domain S-box protein, with translation MEQRPDPVNTLVVGDRTTTEQVDAELARHTASFTLMCADTAAAALDRLDNDHDNGSIDCVVSAYDLPGDDGIALLHAVRERYPDLPFVLRTDAGSEAVASEAVSAGVTDYVRAGVDEGQSLAERLITHVEKAAERRRERRCSEAIESTKEGISILDDDGRFVYVNEAYASLYGYSRDELLGEHWELLHPENYIERMKETVLPALEPGDDWRGETTGRRADGTTFTEDHILSRTASGGLICSVRDISASKEREVALRTFREAVEQAGHAVLITDPDGTIEYVNPAFEADTGYSRKEVVGRTPSVLKSGKHDDSFYAALWETILDGELWEAELINRKRSGELYRVRQTIAPITDSSGEITQFVGIEAEITDEWLRRQRLDVLNRVLRHNVRNWMTVAKGNASLLQEHLDDERLRSYAADIETKADDLLRVSEKAATVRALFESDTDPESTRAVSTLFADLKREFNEQYPDAEISVGGADDLVVRADDRLKVALREAVDNAIVHNSREPAVVSISATADEATTAGDWVEIDIADNGPGIPTHEREAIESGKETPLVHATGLGLWLVYWVVAAFGGEVRFAENDPRGSVVTLRLPARNPEFTAGA